Below is a genomic region from Neoarius graeffei isolate fNeoGra1 chromosome 12, fNeoGra1.pri, whole genome shotgun sequence.
tactcactgagatgtacatcaagatcactcgttcctatagcctgcatacctctgcgccagggtgtaggaaaaggccggcccatcacgagctcatacggagacaggttgtcgagggccacttgagcggtcattcgcatgtcagcgaggactaagggtaaaatttgtacccagtttttagtgccggtttcttgcattgccttgcgcagcttacccttgattgttctatttgcgcgctccacaatgccggaggattgtggatggtacgggatgtggaatcgccaaaggatttttaagtctttacacagttcttgtgtcaccttagaggtgaacggcgtacctttgtcagagtctatccctaccgggagaccataacgcggaatgatttcttgcgtcaatttgtttaccgccgtgcgagcgtcttctttcccgcaagggaaagcctccacccatcgtgaaaatttgtcgaccatgaccaaaagatacttaaaggggccctgttttggcatgtgagtaaagtcaatctgccattcctggaacggcgtgtcaggtatgggaaggtgctgatgtaccgcgcctggtttagatggattattctgtgcgcacgttaaacatctgtctagaatgtgatgtacatcggtgtgtattttgtcgatgcaaaatattttggataaatcctccactaccccccttcgtccgcggtgagtgggaccatgaaactcgcggacgagaaatggagtgcaatgtctaggcaaacagAGGCgaccctgagcatcgatccgaacgccgtcagacggctgcgcgccgcatgagtcccagaaatggttgtctgaggccgaagcggaggcctggagggagatcaagtcaatgtccggaagaacggcactaatcatgcgactggatgagaccagggagagagtaagcgaaggcggaaaaacaccggaggcagccgcggctttggcaatgcgatcggcgagagagtttcccctgatctcaaaagagtccccaatacaatgagcacgagtcttaacaatggctaaagagcgcgggagaagacaggcggtgattaaatcagtaacaagcgaagaatgagaaatgggcttaccgtctgcagtggtgaacccacgcgaagcccaaatccgaccaaagtcgtgagcaacgccgaaagcgtaacgtgaatcagtgtagatagtgacgtctgtgtcctgggcaataacacatgcacgggttagagcgtatagttcggcagcctgagccgaggagaaaggaagagaaaaagcttcaacagtttcatcaggaaggcggcacacagaataaccacacacgaaaacgccgtcagaggggcgtgagcacgagccgtccacaaacagcgaatcacctgaaagtaacggggtggagcgtaagtcggggcggatacttgtctcgaaaagaatgctagaaatgcagtcgtgtgtttcagaaggaagaaaatcatcctgtgaattgaggaggcgctgaagcgcgtgcgcgagagaatcaaaagaggaggagggcttaacagtaaggttttcggtggccaaaagaatagactcgtatccagagcgacgctgcgcagataaatgctgggtactgaggttctttaaaacgtgcactacatcatgtgaggtgtggagaacgagcgggtgagacaaaaccagccgttcagcgtccgtgaccatgacagcacatgcagccaccgccctgaggcaagcagggaggccctgtgccacagaatcaagagttttagagaggaacgcacaaggccgcataccccccccgtgctcctgcgccaaaaccccagacgcagttccctgctggttgcacacatataaatgaaacggcaaacggtaattcggaagtccgagagcaggggccgagcataaagcctgtttcaaggccctgaaggccgtcagcatctcatcagaccacaccaggggctgagtcaaagggtccgagtgcagaattgcagagcgcagacacttgtcataggtggaacagtcaggaatccactggcggcagtaattgataagtcccagaaaagccatgagggcgtgtttggtggcaggcacctgagtgtctaggatgacctgcacacgctcggggctgagcctgcgggagccctgggagagatcgtgacccagatatcgaacattggggaggcagaactgaagcttagttcgtgagaccttgaaaccttcttgcgccagaagagagaggagagcgagtgtggctttagcgcaaaggtcctcgtcctccgccgttaccagaagatcatccgcgtattggagcacggaggagcccgaggggaggcacaaaccggccaaggcgtccctcactacggctgtaaaaaccgcgggggaatcgacatatccttggggtaacctggtccatgtgtactgctttcccctgtgcgtaaaagcgaacaggggctgcgtgtcgtggcccacagggacgctgaaaaaggcagaacagagatcaattacagagaaaaacgcatgttcacacggaatcgaggccataagagagggaacgtctggaactaatggggcgactgggataattaactcattaatcttacgcaaatcctgggtgaaacgccacgtgccgttgggcttctgcaccgggttcactggagtgttataagggctgacacagggaacaaccacaccttgctctaggagagaacacagaacatcatcaatgccagacagtttagctggggaaagggggtactgttttacatatactggcgaagagtgtttaatgaccgcctcgtaaggggtacagttaacaaagcccacctcgtccttatgttccgcccaaagagaagctgggagatcagaaagagagggtgtgaggcaggtaacggcacaagcagcattgagaaggttatggggaagagaaagagaggtgagggcaagagcagccgacgaggtttcgtctggtatgtcaacaaccatgtgtgagccattaaaagaaatagagagccctaggaggctcatgaggtcccgtccaagcaggttaaaagggcaatcaggcatgcaaacaaaggagtgagaaaacttcagtaaaggatcaagggcacaagtaacagaaagggggggcgtgcaactggaatggaaaggaaccccttctattcccacagagcttacagaccgtgtagataaaggacccgcatattccctccccactgaggacatggtagccccggtgtcgagtaaaaaaggatattcagtccctgccaggcataaaacaatagtgggaagatcttcgttaagaggggagctgaataaaagatttaacatagcaacggtcggggtttcatcgctctgagggcagccctatgggcgggcaggatctctctgccctgtggggcttgaaccggcgcgcatgacgggtttctcgcgttcctgctcatctcgctgtttcgcatgacattctcttatccagtgcccctcttttccacaatagtggcactttccatttctcctccctcccccgccgcgcggtcccgttcggcgacccctctcctgtcgtccctccgctcgtccgcccggcacgacggataaacatgctttattcgttttacagtctaaaagaccatcgctctccagcgtgcgcacccgctccccggcctgacggaggaccagattattccggtcactccagtgatgttttaaaacgctctgtatttcggggcgacaattagacagaaaggtggacaagaacattgggttcgggtttgccaaatcaagttcaagacctcccaaatgttgccaaacttccccaaagcgcttccagaaagccgacgtcagctcagaacgctcctgtttgcaattagtgacctgtgacaggtctctatttgcttgttttaaggcgagcaggtatcgcgtcaattgctcacgaagctgctgcagtgcgttcggcgtgtccttccaaaagaaggtagtcacggtgcgccgacgcgggcgaccgtcatccccttcatactcttccttaatattttcagcttgatcattgacggggcggaggacctgtacgttttctaacagggccgtctcatcgtatgcgcctcctaatttattttgcagaataaaccggtagtCGGCTCCCGTTAGCTGACagttacgagaaacattaattaactgatcaacaaaaagcaagggcttatcgggtgacggaagaagcgagatgatgtccttaagagccgacggggacggaggagttatatcaataccactgcgctttgcaacccatacacaagcagcgttttgtggcggataaggacgcgagccggcgtctggtCCCACATcatcgggattatcccaatcgtcatcatcagtgtcatcatcggtatcgtcactactttcttcgtctttgccgttcttggctgatgcaggcgcaccctttatccctccgggacgctgccctctgtcaaccgtggggggggggcacgcagacacagcagccagggacggataaattttaggaatcgtttttgcagctgacggcgatttaccagtaatttttccagccttactataaggtggaggtttactatctaacgaggctggaggagcagaatgagatttggattttcctagcgccgcctcctccgtttccttggtgacaggtgcagcccgaggcttcgggatggatttcaggactgaacggggagtataagcctgtttaaaattatcccaaatcttcttcatgTCATACCACTTAGCGTAACcctcccgcatatacgggcgatcccatccggggtcccctaatccctcataaatcatgcgatgggccgatgcaagataaccaggatcgaatgTACCTTGAcgaggatatgaaggaatttgagggttggcctcggtccaacctgccaaattatcgagccagggagaaacataataagcgaaaccgcacctagtcatccattcggccggggtttcccctggcgcaggcttagggaacgagcttcccatc
It encodes:
- the LOC132895268 gene encoding uncharacterized protein LOC132895268 — its product is MSSVGREYAGPLSTRSVSSVGIEGVPFHSSCTPPLSVTCALDPLLKFSHSFVCMPDCPFNLLGRDLMSLLGLSISFNGSHMVVDIPDETSSAALALTSLSLPHNLLNAACAVTCLTPSLSDLPASLWAEHKDEVGFVNCTPYEAVIKHSSPVYVKQYPLSPAKLSGIDDVLCSLLEQGVVVPCVSPYNTPVNPVQKPNGTWRFTQDLRCRTIRSNPCMCYCPGHRRHYLH